AAACCTTCGGCAATGAAATTTATAAGACGGGATGAATGTACAGAATAGAATTGCAACCATTTTCTAGACCACGTGATTTTTGGGAAATTTTGGTGATGCAttagatgaagaaaaatagaaCATGAATGAAAGTCTACTTATACAATTTGGAGTAAATGATTAATTGatgcttttaaattttgtttgactTTGATTCGAATCCAATAGCTCATTTCCACCAAGCAGGAATGCCCAGTCCATCACGAGAACAGGAAGCCTAAATATATAGTTAGTAAATTCTATCGATTTGAGAGAAgcagaaaatattttcttgtaTACTAGCAAATAGATGGTGCACCCTTCATAAATAATGACACAAGTTTCGCCctaaacataaaaaaaaaaacttacaatCAATGTATATGGGGATACCGATTCCAATGCTTCTGTGCCTGTAATCGCGGTTGCATTTTTATTCCTCTTAGGTGAAATATCAACAAAGTCCTCAGATTCTATTTGAAAGCgtatttcttcatcaatgTCAAAATACAATTCGGTTCCCTCTGAGCCGTCCTCCCCTTCAATTTTCCATACCCAGGCACGCTCATCCGGACGAAAGACACATGGATCGAAAAGCATATCTTTCGGAATGAAAATATCGTCAAAAAAGCTAATAGTTACTGGGAGAAAAACATTAACAACAAGCATTTAAACAAACACATTTAACATACCCCGAATACCTTCTTCACTGCacgatttt
This region of Schizosaccharomyces pombe strain 972h- genome assembly, chromosome: II genomic DNA includes:
- the rpc25 gene encoding DNA-directed RNA polymerase III complex subunit Rpc25 encodes the protein MFLLSRFSDIISIHPSNFWKPTKEALAEEIHKKYANKVIQNIGLAICVYDFLKIGEGIIKYGDGSSYMNVVFRLIIFRPFRGEVMLGKIKSCSEEGIRVTISFFDDIFIPKDMLFDPCVFRPDERAWVWKIEGEDGSEGTELYFDIDEEIRFQIESEDFVDISPKRNKNATAITGTEALESVSPYTLIASCSRDGLGIPAWWK